In the Nerophis ophidion isolate RoL-2023_Sa linkage group LG19, RoL_Noph_v1.0, whole genome shotgun sequence genome, one interval contains:
- the LOC133537798 gene encoding trace amine-associated receptor 13c-like: protein METEDQSELCFPQLGNISCKKPRSHWSGDILLTVLLSVICVFTVFLNLLVIISISHFRQLHTPTQLLLLSLAVSDFLVGLLVMPGEIYLRTSCWALGDVLCSLWNYVIFMVTFASVGHMVLISADRYAAICDPLHYNTRVTVGRVRFCVCLCWFFSFPYCGILLKEQLTHPAVYKSCHGECVIGFEYVSGVVDVVVSFVLPLGAIVILYMRVFTVAVSQARAMRSHVTSIKPRRSVTARAKKSELKAARTLGVVILVFILCYCPYYTFTLADDNKIISLLAHYVVYLFDFNSCLNPLIYTLFYPWFRKAVRCVVTLRILKSGSRGDNIL from the exons ATGGAGACCGAGGACCAATCAGAGCTCTGCTTTCCCCAACTAGGCAACATCTCCTGCAAGAAGCCCAGGTCTCATTGGTCTGGTGATATTCTTCTGACGGTTCTGCTGTCCGTTATCTGTGTCTTCACTGTCTTTCTCAACCTGCTGGTTATCATCTCAATCTCCCACTttag GCAGCTCCACACTCCcacccaactcctcctcctctctctcgCTGTCTCTGACTTTCTGGTGGGCCTCCTGGTGATGCCGGGTGAGATATACCTGAGAACGTCCTGCTGGGCTCTGGGGGATGTTCTCTGTTCTCTGTGGAACTACGTGATCTTCATGGTGACGTTTGCTTCAGTGGGACACATGGTGCTGATATCAGCTGATCGTTATGCGGCCATTTGCGACCCTCTGCATTACAACACCAGGGTGACCGTGGGGAGAGTTCGGTTCTGTGTTTGTCTCTGTTGGTTCTTCTCCTTCCCCTACTGTGGCATCCTTTTGAAGGAACAGCTGACCCACCCCGCCGTGTACAAGTCATGCCACGGAGAGTGTGTCATTGGTTTCGAGTACGTCTCGGGTGTTGTTGACGTCGTTGTGAGCTTTGTCCTCCCTCTCGGCGCCATCGTCATTCTGTACATGCGAGTGTTCACGGTTGCAGTGTCTCAGGCGCGAGCCATGCGCTCTCATGTTACATCCATCAAACCACGTCGTTCGGTCACCGCAAGGGCCAAGAAATCCGAGCTGAAGGCCGCCAGGACTCTCGGTGTCGTCATCCTTGTCTTCATCTTGTGTTATTGTCCGTATTACACTTTTACGCTGGCAGATGACAACAAAATAATATCGTTATTGGCTCATTATGTTGTTTACTTATTTGACTTCAACTCCTGTTTAAACCCGTTGATTTACACCTTGTTTTACCCCTGGTTTAGAAAAGCAGTTCGATGTGTTGTCACCCTGCGCATACTGAAGTCCGGCTCCAGGGGAGACAACATACtttag